A stretch of the Salarias fasciatus chromosome 3, fSalaFa1.1, whole genome shotgun sequence genome encodes the following:
- the slc16a13 gene encoding monocarboxylate transporter 13 produces the protein MTDLKSKSEGRREEDREEGPDGGWGWVLVAALFISTSLVFGLMRSLGIFFVEFVQYFEESAHAISWISSIGLASQQFFSPLGAALCNAYNTRLVVMAGGLLAGLGFILASQATSVFHLYLTMGVVSGFGWGLIFSPMVATVMAAFTRRRALALGLAFSSIGLSSFAFNPLFLLLVERYAWRGALLILGGLSLNIIPCGALIRPRRQTKAPPKARSAPAGSERRQSCAQRVSSYLELSLLLERPYLTFALGVSLFNMGYFVPYFHLVAHSRQAGFSEYQAAFVMSAAGITDILGRVASGWFADLGHFRLVHLMSLWTFLAGVFIMLLPVSSLTGSYAALMTVALFYGFTSGALTSLVFAVLPAIVGVERVMGALGLLQLIESCSGLLGTPLSGLLKDTTGSYVASFLVAGAFLILGTLTMATLPHFFSCKNPLPPPPPNRRGSAADKESSLHPELEQMNDLTSDPNQRGLE, from the exons ATGACCGACCTGAAGTCCAAGTCGGAGGGCCGGCGCgaggaggaccgggaggaggGCCCGGACGGCGGCTGGGGCTGGGTGCTGGTGGCCGCGCTCTTCATCAGCACCAGCCTGGTGTTCGGCCTGATGCGGAGTCTGGGGATCTTCTTCGTGGAGTTCGTCCAGTACTTTGAGGAAAGCGCTCACGCCATCTCCTGGATATCCTCCATAGGACTGGCATCGCAGCAGTTCTTCA gccccCTGGGAGCGGCGCTGTGTAACGCCTATAACACCAGGCTGGTGGTGATGGCGGGCGGCCTCCTGGCCGGACTGGGCTTCATCCTGGCGTCTCAGGCCACCAGCGTGTTTCACCTCTACCTCACCATGGGCGTCGTCTCAG GTTTCGGATGGGGCTTGATCTTCAGCCCCATGGTGGCGACCGTCATGGCCGCCTTCACCCGCCGCCGCGCCCTGGCGCTGGGCCTGGCCTTCTCCAGCATCGGACTGTCGTCCTTCGCCTTCAACccgctcttcctgctgctggtggagcgcTACGCCTGGAGGGGGGCCCTGCTCATCCTGGGGGGCCTCAGCCTGAACATCATCCCCTGCGGGGCGCTCATCCGCCCCCGGCGGCAAACCAAAGCCCCGCCGAAGGCCCGCTCGGCTCCGGCGGGTTCGGAGCGCCGGCAGTCGTGCGCCCAGAGGGTCTCCTCCTACCTGGAgctgtcgctgctgctggagcggcCCTACCTCACCTTCGCTCTGGGCGTCAGCCTCTTCAACATGGGCTACTTCGTGCCGTACTTCCACCTGGTGGCCCACAGCCGCCAGGCCGGCTTCTCCGAGTACCAGGCCGCCTTCGTCATGTCGGCCGCCGGCATCACCGACATCCTGGGCCGCGTGGCGTCCGGCTGGTTCGCCGACCTGGGCCACTTCCGCCTGGTCCACCTGATGAGCCTGTGGACGTTCCTGGCCGGGGTCTTCATCATGCTGCTGCCCGTCAGCTCGCTGACCGGCTCCTACGCCGCGCTGATGACGGTCGCCCTCTTCTACGGCTTCACCTCCGGGGCGCTGACCTCCCTGGTGTTCGCCGTGCTGCCCGCCATCGTGGGCGTGGAGCGCGTGATGGGCGCCCTgggcctgctgcagctcatcgAGAGCTGCTCCGGGCTGCTGGGCACGCCGCTGTCAG GCTTGCTGAAGGACACCACAGGGAGCTACGTGGCGTCCTTCCTGGTGGCCGGCGCCTTCCTCATCCTCGGCACCTTGACCATGGCCACTCTTCCTCACTTCTTCTCCTGCAAgaatcctcttcctcctcctcctcctaatcGGAGAGGCTCCGCCGCCGACAAGGAGTCCAGTCTGCACCCGGAGCTGGAGCAGATGAACGATCTGACCTCCGACCCCAATCAGAGGGGACTGGAGTGA
- the LOC115408738 gene encoding arf-GAP with coiled-coil, ANK repeat and PH domain-containing protein 1-like produces the protein MTVKLDFEECLKDSPRFRADIEVVQNDVSELETRLEKLVKQCQAMLEAGRVYCQTSKSFVNGLRELGLQCSEDKMMADCLDTFSKKLSAILETQGEVIETTQKSVKTKLQSFVKEDVRRFKDVRKEFERSSEALEGALARNAQAPRGKQHEVEEASGALLNARRAFRSEALDYVLEINVIEAKKKTDILNAMLSLMEAQAQFFQQGHQSLSQLDDYRQKLNQEHTQFVLNSAREKRDMEQRHAAIKKKDISYDDSIMDFNTDAANGIAMEGYLYKRASNAFKTWSRRWFSIQKNQLVYQKKFKDQPTVVVEDLRLCTVKPSAENERRFCFEVVSPSKCCLLQADSERQQQAWISAVQNSIASAFQERREDTHSPRQRCSSVSSGNLLGGGGGGGGGGGSGERGGGGDQENEECKALEEVQAIPGNRQCCDCGEPGPDWASINLGITLCIVCSGIHRSLGVHFSKVRSLTLDSWEPELIKLMCELGNSVINRIYEARIDEITIKKPNPSSPRGDKESWIRSKYVEKKFIHKLPEPGRNPPLRRSSARRNRAGTQERGAQRPPLKPKPGRATLPRATGLSPSELNQKNNTSSHNDVEEEEEDLSALHPGALLYRSAALQNFPVMADALAHGANVNWVNAAEESSTPLIQAVSVNALAACEFLLQNGANVNQADSNGRGPLHHATILGHTGLVCLFLKRGADYNARDKNKKDPITIAVESANADIVTLLRIAKMNKEMREMDGAFGQSGDETYQDIFRDFSHMASNNPEKLKRRSADPKS, from the exons ATGACAGTGAAGCTCGACTTTGAGGAGTGTCTGAAAGACTCTCCGCGCTTCAG agCGGACATCGAAGTGGTCCAGAACGATGTGAGCGAGCTGGAGACGCGTCTGGAGAAG ctGGTGAAGCAATGCCAGGCCATGCTGGAGGCGGGCCGGGTCTACTGCCAGACCAGCAAGAGCTTCGTCAACGGCCTGCGGGAGCTGGGCCTGCAGTGCTCCGAGGACAAGATGATGGCG GACTGTCTGGACACGTTTTCCAAAAAGCTGTCAGCGATCCTGGAGACTCAGGGG GAGGTGATCGAGACCACGCAGAAATCCGTCAAGACCAAGCTGCAGAGCTTCGTGAAGGA aGACGTGCGCCGCTTCAAGGACGTGCGAAAGGAGTTCGAGCGCAGCAGCGAGGCCCTAGAGGGGGCGCTGGCCCGGAACGCCCAGGCCCCCCGGGGCAAGCAGCacgaggtggaggaggccagCGGCGCCCTGCTCAACGCCCGCCGGGCCTTCCGGTCCGAGGCCCTGGACTACGTCCTGGAG ATTAATGTGATCGAAGCCAAGAAGAAGACCGACATCCTGAATGCG ATGCTGTCGCTGATGGAGGCTCAGGCCCAGTTCTTCCAGCAGGGCCACCAGTCGCTGTCCCAGCTGGACGACTACCGGCAGAAACTCAACCAAGAG CACACCCAGTTTGTCCTGAACTCGGCCCGGGAGAAGAGAGACATGGAGCAGCGCCACGCAGCCATCAAGAAAAAG GACATCTCCTACGACGACTCCATCATGGATTTCAACACCGACGCCGCCAACGGGATCGCAATGGAGGGTTACCTCTACAAGAGAGCCAGCAACGCCTTCAAGACCTGGAGCAG ACGCTGGTTTTCAATACAGAAAAATCAGCTGGTCTATCAGAAGAAATTCAAG gaccAGCCCACCGTGGTGGTGGAGGACCTGCGGCTGTGCACGGTGAAGCCCAGCGCCGAGAACGAGCGGCGCTTCTGCTTCGAGGTGGTCTCCCCGTCCAA gtgctgTCTGTTGCAGGCAGACTCcgagaggcagcagcaggcttGGATCAGCGCCGTCCAGAACAGCATCGCCTCTGCCTTCCAGGAGCgcagagaggacacacacagcccg AGGCAGCGCTGCAGCTCCGTGTCCAGCGGGAACCTGctgggcggaggaggaggaggaggaggaggaggagggtcgggagaacgaggaggaggcggggatCAGGAGAACGAGGAGTGCAAGGCACTGGAGGAGGTCCAGGCCATCCCGGGGAACCGGCAGTGCTGCGACTGCGGGGAGCCCGGTCCGGACTGGGCCTCCATCAACCTGGGCATCACGCTCTGCATCGTCTGCTCGGGAatacacag GAGTCTGGGAGTTCATTTCTCTAAAGTGCGCTCCCTCACTCTGGACTCCTGGGAACCTGAGCTCATTAAG CTGATGTGTGAATTAGGAAACTCGGTGATCAACAGGATCTACGAGGCTCGAATTGATGAAATCACCATCAAGAAGCCCAATCCGTCCAGtcccag AGGAGACAAGGAGTCCTGGATCCGATCCAAGTACGTGGAGAAGAAGTTCATCCACAAGCTGCCGGAGCCGGGCCGGAACCCGCCGCTGCGGCGCTCCAGCGCCCGGCGGAACCGGGCGGGGACGCAGGAGCGCGGCGCGCAGCGGCCGCCGCTCAAACCCAAACCCGGCCGAGCCACGCTGCCCCGGGCCACAG GGCTGAGTCCCAGTGAGCTCAACCAGAAGAACAACACCAGCTCCCACAACG acgtggaggaggaggaggaggacctgagcgCCCTCCACCCCGGGGCGCTGCTCTACCGCTCGGCCGCCCTGCAGAACTTCCCCGTCATGGCCGACGCCTTGGCGCACGGCGCCAACGTCAACTGGGTCAACGCGGCGGAGGAGTCCAGCACGCCGCTGATCCAGGCCGTGTCGGTG AACGCCCTGGCGGCCTGCGAGTTCCTGCTGCAGAACGGCGCCAACGTCAACCAGGCGGACAGCAACGGGCGGGGCCCGCTGCACCACGCCACCATCCTGGGCCACACGGG GCTGGTGTGTCTCTTCCTGAAGCGAGGAGCCGACTACAACGCCAGGGACAAGAACAAGAAGGACCCCATCACCATCGCCGTGGAGAGCGCCAACGCCGACATCGTGACTCT GCTGCGGATCGCCAAGATGAACAAGGAGATGCGGGAGATGGACGGAGCGTTCGGCCAATCAG GTGACGAAACCTACCAGGACATTTTCAGAGACTTTTCACACATGGCCTCGAACAACCCCGAGAAGCTGAAGCGCCGCAGCGCAGACCCCAAATCTTAA
- the LOC115408791 gene encoding arf-GAP domain and FG repeat-containing protein 2-like isoform X2, whose product MSNRKHRDNQEICARKVRELAQSGVNKHCFECSQPGVTYTDITVGSFVCTSCSGMLRGLNPPHRVKSISMTTFSQQEVEFLQNHGNEVGRRTWLCVFDPKADGCADMKDSQKFKEFLQDKYEKKKWHFSKSKNRRDVEGPWSPGVQAVPPSHGPLPGQGPAHNLPPSARPARPMSQSQLPPWDRPPAISPADMRTDVFTARPSRSQSFRDPPLKDPTLCGIERQRPGSLSSGLGGQSHAPSFPALPRPSGRTVSASGAGGPFRAFPKSISVDFGGLSHPPPPSLPQSLSQPQQQPPPPPPQQQQQPAVVGQTPAAPVSNANAQDRYAAVSQLDSVFSETTPTAAPPGGPPQYSTLFGNRLSSSSTPASSPGVDAVSNSQTFANFPNPFSSGSGSASQQPVALSPSNPFSNASGGDSGAFVTSPTSVFPPSASFPAPASQNAFPHESATSQETNGFASFPASDSQPKVPRPMSVNPFTGNVYPSRSSSKNPFI is encoded by the exons atgtcgaaCCGAAAGCACCGGGACAACCAGGAGATCTGCGCCCGCAAGGTCCGCGAGCTGGCCCAGTCCGGAGTAAACAAACACTGCTTCGAGTGCAGCCAGCCCGGGGTGACTTACACCGACATCACGGTGGGCAGCTTCGTGTGCACGTCGTGCTCCGGAATGCT GAGAGGCCTCAACCCCCCCCACAGAGTCAAGTCTATCTCCATGACCACGTTCtcccaacaggaagtggagtttctTCAAAACCATGGCAACGAG gtcggGAGGAGgacctggctgtgtgtgttcgACCCGAAGGCGGACGGCTGCGCCGACATGAAGGACTCTCAGAAGTTCAAAGAGTTCCTCCAGGATAAATACGAGAAGAAAAAATG gcATTTTTCCAAAAGTAAAAACCGGAGGGACGTGGAGGGTCCCTGGAGTCCGGGCGTCCAGGCCGTCCCTCCGTCCCACGGCCCCCTGCCGGGCCAGGGCCCCGCCCACAACCTGCCCCCCAGCGCCAGACCGGCCAGGCCAATG TCCCAGTCCCAGCTGCCGCCCTGGGATCGGCCTCCCGCCATCTCGCCCGCCGACATGCGGACGGACGTGTTCACCGCCCGGCCCTCGCGCTCCCAGAGCTTCAGGGACCCCCCTctgaaag ATCCCACCCTGTGTGGGATCGAGCGGCAGCGgcccgggtcgctgtcctcagGACTCGGGGGTCAGAGCCACGCCCCCTCCTTCCCCGCCCTCCCACGACCCTCAG GTCGGACGGTGTCGGCCTCGGGGGCCGGCGGACCCTTCAGAGCCTTCCCCAAGTCCATCAGCGTGGACTTCGGGGGTCTGAGccacccgccgccgccgtctctgcCTCAGTCTCTGtctcagcctcagcagcagccgccgccgccgccgccgcagcagcagcagcagcctgccgTCGTCGGGCAGACGCCGGCGGCGCCGGTGAGCAACGCCAACGCCCAGGACAGGTACGCCGCGGTGTCCCAGCTGGACAGCGTCTTCTCGGAAACCACACCGACCGCAG CTCCCCCTGGTGGCCCCCCGCAGTACAGCACCCTGTTTGGCAACAGGCTCTCGTCCAGCTCCACTCCTGCCAG ctccCCCGGCGTCGATGCTGTTTCCAACTCCCAAACCTTTGCGA ATTTCCCCAACCCATtcagctccggctccggctcggcGTCCCAGCAGCCCGTCGCCCTCTCCCCCAGTAACCCCTTCAGCAACGCCTCGGGAG GTGACTCCGGCGCGTTCGTCACCTCGCCCACCTCCGTCTTTCCGCCGTCCGCCTCCTTCCCGGCGCCCgcctcccagaatgcatttcctCATGAGTCAGCCACCAGTCAGGAAACCAACG GTTTTGCCTCCTTCCCCGCCTCCGACTCTCAGCCCAAAGTTCCTCGGCCCATGTCGGTGAACCCGTTCACG ggaaACGTCTACCCCAGTCGGAGTTCGTCCAAGAACCCCTTCATCTGA
- the LOC115408791 gene encoding arf-GAP domain and FG repeat-containing protein 2-like isoform X1 has translation MSNRKHRDNQEICARKVRELAQSGVNKHCFECSQPGVTYTDITVGSFVCTSCSGMLRGLNPPHRVKSISMTTFSQQEVEFLQNHGNEVGRRTWLCVFDPKADGCADMKDSQKFKEFLQDKYEKKKWHFSKSKNRRDVEGPWSPGVQAVPPSHGPLPGQGPAHNLPPSARPARPMSQSQLPPWDRPPAISPADMRTDVFTARPSRSQSFRDPPLKDPTLCGIERQRPGSLSSGLGGQSHAPSFPALPRPSASSSFKNHFTLGRTVSASGAGGPFRAFPKSISVDFGGLSHPPPPSLPQSLSQPQQQPPPPPPQQQQQPAVVGQTPAAPVSNANAQDRYAAVSQLDSVFSETTPTAAPPGGPPQYSTLFGNRLSSSSTPASSPGVDAVSNSQTFANFPNPFSSGSGSASQQPVALSPSNPFSNASGGDSGAFVTSPTSVFPPSASFPAPASQNAFPHESATSQETNGFASFPASDSQPKVPRPMSVNPFTGNVYPSRSSSKNPFI, from the exons atgtcgaaCCGAAAGCACCGGGACAACCAGGAGATCTGCGCCCGCAAGGTCCGCGAGCTGGCCCAGTCCGGAGTAAACAAACACTGCTTCGAGTGCAGCCAGCCCGGGGTGACTTACACCGACATCACGGTGGGCAGCTTCGTGTGCACGTCGTGCTCCGGAATGCT GAGAGGCCTCAACCCCCCCCACAGAGTCAAGTCTATCTCCATGACCACGTTCtcccaacaggaagtggagtttctTCAAAACCATGGCAACGAG gtcggGAGGAGgacctggctgtgtgtgttcgACCCGAAGGCGGACGGCTGCGCCGACATGAAGGACTCTCAGAAGTTCAAAGAGTTCCTCCAGGATAAATACGAGAAGAAAAAATG gcATTTTTCCAAAAGTAAAAACCGGAGGGACGTGGAGGGTCCCTGGAGTCCGGGCGTCCAGGCCGTCCCTCCGTCCCACGGCCCCCTGCCGGGCCAGGGCCCCGCCCACAACCTGCCCCCCAGCGCCAGACCGGCCAGGCCAATG TCCCAGTCCCAGCTGCCGCCCTGGGATCGGCCTCCCGCCATCTCGCCCGCCGACATGCGGACGGACGTGTTCACCGCCCGGCCCTCGCGCTCCCAGAGCTTCAGGGACCCCCCTctgaaag ATCCCACCCTGTGTGGGATCGAGCGGCAGCGgcccgggtcgctgtcctcagGACTCGGGGGTCAGAGCCACGCCCCCTCCTTCCCCGCCCTCCCACGACCCTCAG CCAGTAGCTCGTTCAAAAACCACTTCACTTTAG GTCGGACGGTGTCGGCCTCGGGGGCCGGCGGACCCTTCAGAGCCTTCCCCAAGTCCATCAGCGTGGACTTCGGGGGTCTGAGccacccgccgccgccgtctctgcCTCAGTCTCTGtctcagcctcagcagcagccgccgccgccgccgccgcagcagcagcagcagcctgccgTCGTCGGGCAGACGCCGGCGGCGCCGGTGAGCAACGCCAACGCCCAGGACAGGTACGCCGCGGTGTCCCAGCTGGACAGCGTCTTCTCGGAAACCACACCGACCGCAG CTCCCCCTGGTGGCCCCCCGCAGTACAGCACCCTGTTTGGCAACAGGCTCTCGTCCAGCTCCACTCCTGCCAG ctccCCCGGCGTCGATGCTGTTTCCAACTCCCAAACCTTTGCGA ATTTCCCCAACCCATtcagctccggctccggctcggcGTCCCAGCAGCCCGTCGCCCTCTCCCCCAGTAACCCCTTCAGCAACGCCTCGGGAG GTGACTCCGGCGCGTTCGTCACCTCGCCCACCTCCGTCTTTCCGCCGTCCGCCTCCTTCCCGGCGCCCgcctcccagaatgcatttcctCATGAGTCAGCCACCAGTCAGGAAACCAACG GTTTTGCCTCCTTCCCCGCCTCCGACTCTCAGCCCAAAGTTCCTCGGCCCATGTCGGTGAACCCGTTCACG ggaaACGTCTACCCCAGTCGGAGTTCGTCCAAGAACCCCTTCATCTGA